The Macaca fascicularis isolate 582-1 chromosome 1, T2T-MFA8v1.1 genome includes a window with the following:
- the CFAP141 gene encoding cilia- and flagella-associated protein 141 isoform X2: MSVEKMTKVEEVAKFTYSLSVANDIGPEKKPVCHPKDAGHHGTGIGTGQKATTNEIPHMGIWLDSCEGKPLEKPDWSSGKKP; the protein is encoded by the exons ATGTCTGTGGAAAAGATGACAAAAGTAGAAGAG GTGGCGAAATTCACATACTCACTGTCTGTGGCAAATGACATTGGGCCAGAGAAGAAACCCGTATGCCACCCTAAGGATGCAGGACACCATGGTACAGGAATTGGCACTGGCCAAAAAGCAACTACTAATG AAATCCCCCATATGGGAATCTGGCTGGATTCCTGTGAGGGAAAACCCTTGGAGAAGCCAGACTGGAGTTCTGGTAAAAAGCCCTAG
- the CFAP141 gene encoding cilia- and flagella-associated protein 141 isoform X1, which produces MGLKKMVDRWRNSHTHCLWQMTLGQRRNPYATLRMQDTMVQELALAKKQLLMVRQAALHQLFEKEHQQYQQELNQMGKAFYIERF; this is translated from the exons ATGGGACTTAAGAAGATGGTTGACAG GTGGCGAAATTCACATACTCACTGTCTGTGGCAAATGACATTGGGCCAGAGAAGAAACCCGTATGCCACCCTAAGGATGCAGGACACCATGGTACAGGAATTGGCACTGGCCAAAAAGCAACTACTAATG GTCCGTCAAGCTGCCCTGCACCAGCTGTTTGAAAAGGAGCATCAGCAGTACCAGCAGGAACTAAATCAGATGGGCAAAGCTTTTTATATAGAGAGATTCTGA
- the TPM3 gene encoding tropomyosin alpha-3 chain isoform X4: MMEAIKKKMQMLKLDKENALDRAEQAEAEQKQAEERSKQLEDELAAMQKKLKGTEDELDKYSEALKDAQEKLELAEKKAADAEAEVASLNRRIQLVEEELDRAQERLATALQKLEEAEKAADESERGMKVIENRALKDEEKMELQEIQLKEAKHIAEEADRKYEEVARKLVIIEGDLERTEERAELAESRCREMDEQIRLMDQNLKCLSAAEEKYSQKEDKYEEEIKILTDKLKEAETRAEFAERSVAKLEKTIDDLEDELYAQKLKYKAISEELDHALNDMTSI, translated from the exons ATGATGGAGGCCATCAAGAAAAAGATGCAGATGCTGAAGTTAGATAAGGAGAATGCTCTGGATCGGGCAGAGCAAGCTGAAGCTGAGcagaagcaggcagaagaaagaagtaAACAG CTGGAGGATGAGCTGGCAGCCATGCAGAAGAAACTGAAAGGGACAGAGGATGAGCTGGACAAGTATTCAGAAGCTTTGAAGGATGCCCAGGAGAAGCTGGAACTGGCAGAGAAGAAGGCTGCTGAT gctgaggctgaggtggcctcCTTGAACCGTAGGATCCAGCTGGTTGAAGAGGAGCTGGACCGTGCTCAGGAGCGGCTGGCCACTGCCctgcaaaaactggaagaagcagAAAAAGCTGCTGATGAGAGTGAGAG AGGTATGAAGGTTATTGAAAACCGGGccttaaaagatgaagaaaagatggAACTCCAGGAAATCCAACTCAAAGAAGCTAAGCACATTGCAGAAGAGGCAGATAGGAAGTATGAAGAG GTGGCTCGTAAGTTGGTGATCATTGAAGGAGACTTGGAACGCACAGAGGAACGAGCTGAGCTGGCAGAGTC CCGTTGCCGAGAGATGGATGAGCAGATTAGACTGATGGACCAGAACCTGAAGTGTCTGAGTGCTGCTGAAGAAAAG TACTctcaaaaagaagacaaatatgaGGAAGAGATCAAGATTCTTACTGATAAACTCAAGGAG GCAGAGACCCGTGCTGAGTTTGCTGAGAGATCGGTAGCCAAGCTGGAAAAGACAATTGATGACTTGGAAG
- the TPM3 gene encoding tropomyosin alpha-3 chain isoform X6 produces the protein MMEAIKKKMQMLKLDKENALDRAEQAEAEQKQAEERSKQLEDELAAMQKKLKGTEDELDKYSEALKDAQEKLELAEKKAADAEAEVASLNRRIQLVEEELDRAQERLATALQKLEEAEKAADESERGMKVIENRALKDEEKMELQEIQLKEAKHIAEEADRKYEEVARKLVIIEGDLERTEERAELAESKCSELEEELKNVTNNLKSLEAQAEKYSQKEDKYEEEIKILTDKLKEAETRAEFAERSVAKLEKTIDDLEDELYAQKLKYKAISEELDHALNDMTSI, from the exons ATGATGGAGGCCATCAAGAAAAAGATGCAGATGCTGAAGTTAGATAAGGAGAATGCTCTGGATCGGGCAGAGCAAGCTGAAGCTGAGcagaagcaggcagaagaaagaagtaAACAG CTGGAGGATGAGCTGGCAGCCATGCAGAAGAAACTGAAAGGGACAGAGGATGAGCTGGACAAGTATTCAGAAGCTTTGAAGGATGCCCAGGAGAAGCTGGAACTGGCAGAGAAGAAGGCTGCTGAT gctgaggctgaggtggcctcCTTGAACCGTAGGATCCAGCTGGTTGAAGAGGAGCTGGACCGTGCTCAGGAGCGGCTGGCCACTGCCctgcaaaaactggaagaagcagAAAAAGCTGCTGATGAGAGTGAGAG AGGTATGAAGGTTATTGAAAACCGGGccttaaaagatgaagaaaagatggAACTCCAGGAAATCCAACTCAAAGAAGCTAAGCACATTGCAGAAGAGGCAGATAGGAAGTATGAAGAG GTGGCTCGTAAGTTGGTGATCATTGAAGGAGACTTGGAACGCACAGAGGAACGAGCTGAGCTGGCAGAGTC tAAGTGTTCTGAGCTGGAGGAGGAGCTGAAGAATGTCACCAACAACCTCAAGTCTCTTGAGGCTCAGGCGGAGAAG TACTctcaaaaagaagacaaatatgaGGAAGAGATCAAGATTCTTACTGATAAACTCAAGGAG GCAGAGACCCGTGCTGAGTTTGCTGAGAGATCGGTAGCCAAGCTGGAAAAGACAATTGATGACTTGGAAG
- the TPM3 gene encoding tropomyosin alpha-3 chain isoform X3 → MMEAIKKKMQMLKLDKENALDRAEQAEAEQKQAEERSKQLEDELAAMQKKLKGTEDELDKYSEALKDAQEKLELAEKKAADAEAEVASLNRRIQLVEEELDRAQERLATALQKLEEAEKAADESERGMKVIENRALKDEEKMELQEIQLKEAKHIAEEADRKYEEVARKLVIIEGDLERTEERAELAESRCREMDEQIRLMDQNLKCLSAAEEKYSQKEDKYEEEIKILTDKLKEAETRAEFAERSVAKLEKTIDDLEDKLKCTKEEHLCTQRMLDQTLLDLNEM, encoded by the exons ATGATGGAGGCCATCAAGAAAAAGATGCAGATGCTGAAGTTAGATAAGGAGAATGCTCTGGATCGGGCAGAGCAAGCTGAAGCTGAGcagaagcaggcagaagaaagaagtaAACAG CTGGAGGATGAGCTGGCAGCCATGCAGAAGAAACTGAAAGGGACAGAGGATGAGCTGGACAAGTATTCAGAAGCTTTGAAGGATGCCCAGGAGAAGCTGGAACTGGCAGAGAAGAAGGCTGCTGAT gctgaggctgaggtggcctcCTTGAACCGTAGGATCCAGCTGGTTGAAGAGGAGCTGGACCGTGCTCAGGAGCGGCTGGCCACTGCCctgcaaaaactggaagaagcagAAAAAGCTGCTGATGAGAGTGAGAG AGGTATGAAGGTTATTGAAAACCGGGccttaaaagatgaagaaaagatggAACTCCAGGAAATCCAACTCAAAGAAGCTAAGCACATTGCAGAAGAGGCAGATAGGAAGTATGAAGAG GTGGCTCGTAAGTTGGTGATCATTGAAGGAGACTTGGAACGCACAGAGGAACGAGCTGAGCTGGCAGAGTC CCGTTGCCGAGAGATGGATGAGCAGATTAGACTGATGGACCAGAACCTGAAGTGTCTGAGTGCTGCTGAAGAAAAG TACTctcaaaaagaagacaaatatgaGGAAGAGATCAAGATTCTTACTGATAAACTCAAGGAG GCAGAGACCCGTGCTGAGTTTGCTGAGAGATCGGTAGCCAAGCTGGAAAAGACAATTGATGACTTGGAAG
- the TPM3 gene encoding tropomyosin alpha-3 chain isoform X9: MMEAIKKKMQMLKLDKENALDRAEQAEAEQKQAEERSKQLEDELAAMQKKLKGTEDELDKYSEALKDAQEKLELAEKKAADAEAEVASLNRRIQLVEEELDRAQERLATALQKLEEAEKAADESERGMKVIENRALKDEEKMELQEIQLKEAKHIAEEADRKYEEVARKLVIIEGDLERTEERAELAESRCREMDEQIRLMDQNLKCLSAAEEKYSQKEDKYEEEIKILTDKLKEAETRAEFAERSVAKLEKTIDDLEERLYSQLERNRLLSNELKLTLHDLCD; the protein is encoded by the exons ATGATGGAGGCCATCAAGAAAAAGATGCAGATGCTGAAGTTAGATAAGGAGAATGCTCTGGATCGGGCAGAGCAAGCTGAAGCTGAGcagaagcaggcagaagaaagaagtaAACAG CTGGAGGATGAGCTGGCAGCCATGCAGAAGAAACTGAAAGGGACAGAGGATGAGCTGGACAAGTATTCAGAAGCTTTGAAGGATGCCCAGGAGAAGCTGGAACTGGCAGAGAAGAAGGCTGCTGAT gctgaggctgaggtggcctcCTTGAACCGTAGGATCCAGCTGGTTGAAGAGGAGCTGGACCGTGCTCAGGAGCGGCTGGCCACTGCCctgcaaaaactggaagaagcagAAAAAGCTGCTGATGAGAGTGAGAG AGGTATGAAGGTTATTGAAAACCGGGccttaaaagatgaagaaaagatggAACTCCAGGAAATCCAACTCAAAGAAGCTAAGCACATTGCAGAAGAGGCAGATAGGAAGTATGAAGAG GTGGCTCGTAAGTTGGTGATCATTGAAGGAGACTTGGAACGCACAGAGGAACGAGCTGAGCTGGCAGAGTC CCGTTGCCGAGAGATGGATGAGCAGATTAGACTGATGGACCAGAACCTGAAGTGTCTGAGTGCTGCTGAAGAAAAG TACTctcaaaaagaagacaaatatgaGGAAGAGATCAAGATTCTTACTGATAAACTCAAGGAG GCAGAGACCCGTGCTGAGTTTGCTGAGAGATCGGTAGCCAAGCTGGAAAAGACAATTGATGACTTGGAAG
- the TPM3 gene encoding tropomyosin alpha-3 chain isoform X13, protein MMEAIKKKMQMLKLDKENALDRAEQAEAEQKQAEERSKQLEDELAAMQKKLKGTEDELDKYSEALKDAQEKLELAEKKAADAEAEVASLNRRIQLVEEELDRAQERLATALQKLEEAEKAADESERGMKVIENRALKDEEKMELQEIQLKEAKHIAEEADRKYEEVARKLVIIEGDLERTEERAELAESRCREMDEQIRLMDQNLKCLSAAEEKAETRAEFAERSVAKLEKTIDDLEERLYSQLERNRLLSNELKLTLHDLCD, encoded by the exons ATGATGGAGGCCATCAAGAAAAAGATGCAGATGCTGAAGTTAGATAAGGAGAATGCTCTGGATCGGGCAGAGCAAGCTGAAGCTGAGcagaagcaggcagaagaaagaagtaAACAG CTGGAGGATGAGCTGGCAGCCATGCAGAAGAAACTGAAAGGGACAGAGGATGAGCTGGACAAGTATTCAGAAGCTTTGAAGGATGCCCAGGAGAAGCTGGAACTGGCAGAGAAGAAGGCTGCTGAT gctgaggctgaggtggcctcCTTGAACCGTAGGATCCAGCTGGTTGAAGAGGAGCTGGACCGTGCTCAGGAGCGGCTGGCCACTGCCctgcaaaaactggaagaagcagAAAAAGCTGCTGATGAGAGTGAGAG AGGTATGAAGGTTATTGAAAACCGGGccttaaaagatgaagaaaagatggAACTCCAGGAAATCCAACTCAAAGAAGCTAAGCACATTGCAGAAGAGGCAGATAGGAAGTATGAAGAG GTGGCTCGTAAGTTGGTGATCATTGAAGGAGACTTGGAACGCACAGAGGAACGAGCTGAGCTGGCAGAGTC CCGTTGCCGAGAGATGGATGAGCAGATTAGACTGATGGACCAGAACCTGAAGTGTCTGAGTGCTGCTGAAGAAAAG GCAGAGACCCGTGCTGAGTTTGCTGAGAGATCGGTAGCCAAGCTGGAAAAGACAATTGATGACTTGGAAG
- the TPM3 gene encoding tropomyosin alpha-3 chain isoform X10 produces MMEAIKKKMQMLKLDKENALDRAEQAEAEQKQAEERSKQLEDELAAMQKKLKGTEDELDKYSEALKDAQEKLELAEKKAADAEAEVASLNRRIQLVEEELDRAQERLATALQKLEEAEKAADESERGMKVIENRALKDEEKMELQEIQLKEAKHIAEEADRKYEEVARKLVIIEGDLERTEERAELAESKCSELEEELKNVTNNLKSLEAQAEKYSQKEDKYEEEIKILTDKLKEAETRAEFAERSVAKLEKTIDDLEERLYSQLERNRLLSNELKLTLHDLCD; encoded by the exons ATGATGGAGGCCATCAAGAAAAAGATGCAGATGCTGAAGTTAGATAAGGAGAATGCTCTGGATCGGGCAGAGCAAGCTGAAGCTGAGcagaagcaggcagaagaaagaagtaAACAG CTGGAGGATGAGCTGGCAGCCATGCAGAAGAAACTGAAAGGGACAGAGGATGAGCTGGACAAGTATTCAGAAGCTTTGAAGGATGCCCAGGAGAAGCTGGAACTGGCAGAGAAGAAGGCTGCTGAT gctgaggctgaggtggcctcCTTGAACCGTAGGATCCAGCTGGTTGAAGAGGAGCTGGACCGTGCTCAGGAGCGGCTGGCCACTGCCctgcaaaaactggaagaagcagAAAAAGCTGCTGATGAGAGTGAGAG AGGTATGAAGGTTATTGAAAACCGGGccttaaaagatgaagaaaagatggAACTCCAGGAAATCCAACTCAAAGAAGCTAAGCACATTGCAGAAGAGGCAGATAGGAAGTATGAAGAG GTGGCTCGTAAGTTGGTGATCATTGAAGGAGACTTGGAACGCACAGAGGAACGAGCTGAGCTGGCAGAGTC tAAGTGTTCTGAGCTGGAGGAGGAGCTGAAGAATGTCACCAACAACCTCAAGTCTCTTGAGGCTCAGGCGGAGAAG TACTctcaaaaagaagacaaatatgaGGAAGAGATCAAGATTCTTACTGATAAACTCAAGGAG GCAGAGACCCGTGCTGAGTTTGCTGAGAGATCGGTAGCCAAGCTGGAAAAGACAATTGATGACTTGGAAG
- the TPM3 gene encoding tropomyosin alpha-3 chain isoform X5, producing the protein MMEAIKKKMQMLKLDKENALDRAEQAEAEQKQAEERSKQLEDELAAMQKKLKGTEDELDKYSEALKDAQEKLELAEKKAADAEAEVASLNRRIQLVEEELDRAQERLATALQKLEEAEKAADESERGMKVIENRALKDEEKMELQEIQLKEAKHIAEEADRKYEEVARKLVIIEGDLERTEERAELAESKCSELEEELKNVTNNLKSLEAQAEKYSQKEDKYEEEIKILTDKLKEAETRAEFAERSVAKLEKTIDDLEDKLKCTKEEHLCTQRMLDQTLLDLNEM; encoded by the exons ATGATGGAGGCCATCAAGAAAAAGATGCAGATGCTGAAGTTAGATAAGGAGAATGCTCTGGATCGGGCAGAGCAAGCTGAAGCTGAGcagaagcaggcagaagaaagaagtaAACAG CTGGAGGATGAGCTGGCAGCCATGCAGAAGAAACTGAAAGGGACAGAGGATGAGCTGGACAAGTATTCAGAAGCTTTGAAGGATGCCCAGGAGAAGCTGGAACTGGCAGAGAAGAAGGCTGCTGAT gctgaggctgaggtggcctcCTTGAACCGTAGGATCCAGCTGGTTGAAGAGGAGCTGGACCGTGCTCAGGAGCGGCTGGCCACTGCCctgcaaaaactggaagaagcagAAAAAGCTGCTGATGAGAGTGAGAG AGGTATGAAGGTTATTGAAAACCGGGccttaaaagatgaagaaaagatggAACTCCAGGAAATCCAACTCAAAGAAGCTAAGCACATTGCAGAAGAGGCAGATAGGAAGTATGAAGAG GTGGCTCGTAAGTTGGTGATCATTGAAGGAGACTTGGAACGCACAGAGGAACGAGCTGAGCTGGCAGAGTC tAAGTGTTCTGAGCTGGAGGAGGAGCTGAAGAATGTCACCAACAACCTCAAGTCTCTTGAGGCTCAGGCGGAGAAG TACTctcaaaaagaagacaaatatgaGGAAGAGATCAAGATTCTTACTGATAAACTCAAGGAG GCAGAGACCCGTGCTGAGTTTGCTGAGAGATCGGTAGCCAAGCTGGAAAAGACAATTGATGACTTGGAAG